The following are encoded in a window of Vicugna pacos chromosome 2, VicPac4, whole genome shotgun sequence genomic DNA:
- the SLC25A31 gene encoding ADP/ATP translocase 4, giving the protein MQRDLQKKKQEKKAEKRLFDTGSFGKDLLAGGVAAAVSKTTVAPIERVKLLLQVQASSKQISPEAQYKGMIDCLVRIPHEQGFLSYWRGNLANVIRYFPTQALNFAFKDKYKQLFMSGVNKEKQFWRWFLANLASGGAAGATSLCVVYPLDFARTRLGVDIGKGPEERQFKGLGDCIMKIAKSDGIVGLYQGFGVSVQGIIVYRASYFGAYDTVKGLLPKPKETPFLVSFFIAQVVTTCSGILSYPFDTVRRRMMMQSGEAERQYKGTLDCFVKIYQREGVNAFFRGAFSNILRGTGGALVLVLYDKIKAFLNIDIRGSSSGD; this is encoded by the exons ATGCAGCGTGATCTTCAGAAGAAGAAGCAGGAGAAGAAGGCGGAAAAGCGGCTCTTTGACACCGGGTCCTTCGGGAAGGACCTGCTGGCAGGCGGGGTGGCGGCGGCTGTGTCCAAGACGACGGTGGCGCCCATCGAGCGGGTGAAGCTGCTGCTGCAGGTGCAGGCGTCGTCCAAGCAGATCAGCCCCGAGGCGCAGTACAAAGGCATGATCGACTGCCTGGTGCGGATTCCTCATGAGCAAG GTTTCCTCAGTTATTGGCGTGGCAACTTGGCAAATGTCATCCGGTATTTTCCAACACAAGCTCTAAACTTTGCTTTTAAAGACAAATACAAACAACTTTTCATGTCTGGAGTTAATAAAGAAAAACag TTCTGGAGGTGGTTTTTGGCAAACCTGGCTTCTGGTGGAGCTGCTGGGGCAACATCCTTATGTGTGGTATATCCGCTAGATTTTGCCCGAACCCGATTAGGTGTTGATATTGGAAAAG GTCCTGAAGAGCGACAATTCAAGGGTTTAGGTGACTGTATTATGAAAATAGCAAAATCAGATGGAATTGTTGGTCTATACCAAGGGTTTGGTGTTTCAGTTCAGGGCATCATTGTGTACCGAGCCTCTTATTTTGGAGCTTATGACACAGTTAAG gGCTTATTACCAAAACCAAAGGAAACTCcatttcttgtctcctttttcaTTGCTCAAGTTGTGACTACATGCTCCGGAATACTCTCTTATCCCTTTGATACAGTTAGAAGACGTATGATGATGCAG agTGGTGAGGCTGAACGGCAATATAAAGGAACTTTAGACTGCTTTGTGAAGATATACCAACGTGAAGGAGTCAATGCATTTTTTCGTGGTGCCTTCTCCAATATCCTTCGTGGTACAGGGGGTGCTTTGGTGTTGGTATTATATGATAAAATTAAAGCATTCCTTAATATTGATATTAGAGGTAGTTCATCAGGAGATTAA